In the Lascolabacillus massiliensis genome, one interval contains:
- a CDS encoding SusC/RagA family TonB-linked outer membrane protein has product MTCRHYLVVVFALVFFTFGGNLLYAQTQPIVVKGSVMADGEPVIGATVMVKDLLTGTATDIDGNFTLEAPSNATLVISYIGYETVEVAINGRNSITVELTADTFTLDDIVVVGYGVQRKVNLTGAVASVSTRELEGKLVSNALEALQGTTPGLIIQQGSSNPGSPPSINIRGLNTMNNNDPLIIIDGIEGSMANLNPADIENISILKDASSTAIYGSRASNGVVLITTKKGASGKAKFNYEYMIGYQNPTSLPEIADSWIYAELYNEAAVNSGRTTKFTAEDIAGFRNGGTNVNWVRELYKTNSPQSSHNLSMAGGNDQLSYFASLGYLDQNSMFKGPDYGYNRYNARLNVSHKATKDLTIYLTSQFARNDIKEHAYWTEWIIEQANRMPPIYPIMKEDGSYNYPSGSNSNGLQRLMDGGYRSNANDELLGTVRAEWDIFKGFKLTGSVGGRIWNNNMREKRIAFEGTGDAENKLTAQFYRSKNITTNLMASYNTQIGKHSIEGLAGFAYEGFNDFQFTTSRITEDSKFDVFVGEQSGDDIRNSGGAGDWSIYSGFARASYNYDQKYLLEFNIRNDYSSYFAKGNRSGLFPSLSAGWRISEEEFWGDAANYVPSLKLRGSWGLVGNNRIGAYQYMRTVSTTNGISFGDNVVETAYFSSANPDIKWETTRMANIGVDLGLLNNSLNVTFDLFNNRTDNILVNLPVPGLFGFSAPIQNASVVETKGWELSVNYRLTTGAVSHNISGNISDSFNEVIDNKGTEIIGGYDVQTIIKEGYPLFSYYAYRADGFFQNEEEVAKGPHLEGITPKPGDIRYLDKNGDGIINPDNDRFIVGNDFPRYTFGFSYGLEFKNFYFSMLWQGVGKRSKWMRGESVEAFHNNNEGPLHVFHIDRWTPTNTDATYPRLTMGSESANNAAKSDFWIQDASYLRLKNAQIGYVLPKKWVNPVGIENMRLFVSAQNPLTFTKMKGGYDPEYTADGSGRAYPVSSTYSFGLNINF; this is encoded by the coding sequence ATGACCTGCCGGCACTATTTAGTTGTCGTTTTTGCTCTTGTTTTTTTTACATTTGGTGGTAACCTATTGTATGCACAAACACAGCCAATAGTGGTGAAGGGGAGTGTAATGGCCGATGGCGAGCCTGTGATTGGTGCTACCGTAATGGTGAAGGATCTTTTAACCGGTACCGCAACTGATATTGACGGTAACTTCACACTGGAAGCACCTTCAAATGCTACACTTGTCATTTCATACATAGGGTATGAGACAGTGGAAGTAGCCATTAATGGAAGAAATTCTATAACTGTTGAATTAACTGCCGATACCTTTACTCTCGACGATATTGTTGTAGTGGGGTATGGTGTTCAGAGAAAAGTGAATCTGACCGGTGCGGTGGCATCGGTGTCAACCAGAGAACTGGAAGGTAAACTGGTATCCAATGCGCTTGAAGCTTTGCAAGGTACAACCCCAGGTCTGATCATTCAGCAGGGATCTTCAAATCCCGGTAGTCCCCCATCAATCAACATTCGTGGCTTGAATACCATGAATAACAATGATCCCCTTATCATCATTGATGGTATTGAGGGCTCAATGGCTAACCTTAATCCTGCTGATATCGAGAATATATCTATCCTGAAAGATGCATCTTCAACTGCAATTTATGGATCGCGTGCTTCAAATGGTGTTGTACTGATCACAACAAAGAAAGGTGCGAGTGGTAAGGCTAAGTTCAACTATGAATATATGATCGGTTACCAGAATCCTACCTCTCTGCCTGAAATTGCCGACTCATGGATCTATGCCGAGCTTTATAATGAGGCTGCCGTGAACTCGGGAAGAACTACAAAGTTCACTGCCGAGGATATTGCAGGTTTCAGGAATGGTGGAACCAACGTTAACTGGGTGAGGGAGCTATACAAGACAAATTCTCCGCAAAGTTCGCATAACCTGTCGATGGCTGGCGGAAATGACCAGCTCTCATATTTTGCATCTCTGGGCTATCTTGACCAGAATAGTATGTTCAAAGGTCCTGATTATGGCTATAATCGCTACAATGCACGTTTAAATGTGAGCCATAAGGCTACCAAAGATTTAACGATCTATCTGACATCTCAGTTTGCCAGAAATGATATAAAGGAGCATGCATATTGGACTGAATGGATCATTGAGCAGGCTAACCGTATGCCGCCTATCTACCCGATTATGAAAGAGGATGGAAGCTACAACTACCCGAGCGGTAGTAACTCCAACGGGTTGCAGCGACTGATGGATGGTGGCTATCGTTCAAATGCCAATGATGAATTATTGGGTACCGTGCGTGCTGAGTGGGATATTTTCAAGGGTTTCAAGCTTACGGGCAGTGTAGGCGGTCGCATATGGAACAACAATATGCGTGAGAAGAGAATTGCTTTTGAGGGTACTGGAGATGCAGAGAATAAGCTTACTGCCCAGTTCTATCGCTCAAAGAATATAACTACCAACCTGATGGCTTCATACAATACCCAGATTGGAAAGCACTCCATTGAGGGATTGGCAGGATTTGCTTACGAAGGGTTCAACGACTTTCAGTTTACTACCAGCAGAATTACAGAAGATTCTAAGTTTGATGTTTTTGTTGGTGAGCAATCTGGTGATGATATAAGGAACTCGGGAGGAGCGGGCGACTGGTCGATCTACTCCGGTTTCGCAAGGGCTTCATATAACTATGATCAGAAGTATCTTCTGGAGTTCAATATAAGGAACGACTACTCATCATATTTTGCAAAGGGCAACCGCTCTGGGCTGTTCCCCTCTCTTTCTGCAGGTTGGAGAATCTCTGAAGAGGAGTTCTGGGGAGATGCGGCCAATTATGTTCCTTCACTGAAGCTGAGGGGATCATGGGGCTTGGTTGGTAACAACAGGATTGGGGCTTATCAGTATATGAGAACTGTTTCTACAACCAACGGAATAAGTTTTGGCGATAATGTGGTGGAGACAGCCTACTTCTCATCGGCTAACCCTGATATCAAGTGGGAGACAACAAGGATGGCAAACATTGGGGTTGATCTTGGTTTGCTTAACAATAGTCTGAATGTGACGTTCGACCTGTTTAACAACCGTACCGACAATATCCTGGTAAATCTTCCTGTTCCGGGCCTGTTTGGCTTCAGTGCTCCAATTCAAAATGCGAGTGTAGTTGAAACAAAGGGCTGGGAGTTGTCGGTTAACTACCGTCTGACCACCGGTGCTGTTTCTCACAATATATCGGGTAATATCTCTGACAGCTTCAACGAAGTGATTGATAATAAGGGTACAGAGATTATTGGCGGATATGATGTACAGACAATAATTAAGGAGGGATATCCTCTGTTTTCATACTATGCTTACCGTGCTGATGGGTTCTTCCAGAACGAGGAGGAGGTTGCAAAAGGTCCGCACCTTGAAGGAATAACTCCTAAGCCCGGTGATATAAGATATCTTGATAAGAATGGTGATGGAATCATCAATCCTGACAATGACAGGTTTATTGTTGGTAATGATTTCCCGAGATATACGTTTGGATTTTCGTATGGACTTGAATTCAAAAACTTCTACTTCTCTATGCTGTGGCAGGGAGTTGGAAAAAGAAGCAAATGGATGAGGGGAGAGTCGGTCGAAGCATTCCATAATAACAACGAGGGTCCGTTGCATGTATTTCATATTGATCGCTGGACACCAACCAATACTGATGCAACCTACCCGCGCCTGACAATGGGCAGCGAGTCTGCAAACAACGCAGCCAAATCTGATTTCTGGATTCAGGATGCAAGCTACCTCCGTTTGAAGAATGCACAGATTGGATATGTTTTGCCAAAGAAATGGGTGAATCCTGTTGGAATTGAGAATATGAGACTATTTGTAAGTGCACAGAATCCATTGACATTTACCAAAATGAAGGGAGGATACGACCCTGAGTATACAGCTGACGGAAGCGGTCGCGCCTATCCAGTCTCCTCTACATACTCTTTTGGCTTGAATATTAATTTTTAA